The DNA region GCGTCGTGCGCGCCGTCCCTCTACCAGCGCTTCCATGTCCAGGGGAAGATCGGACGGAACGTCGGCGTCGTGGTGCCCGGCGCCGATTCCGCGCTGCGCGGCGAGTACGTGGTGGTCGGCGCGCACTACGATCACATCGGGCGCGCCGAGTGGGCGTCGGACGACCCCGAGCTCGGCTCGGCCGTGCGGCCGGGCGCGGACGACAACGCCTCGGGCACCGCCGCGGTCCTCGAGCTCGCGCGCCGCCTCGCGGCGCGTCCACCGCGGCGCTCGGTGCTGCTCCTGCACTTCGACGCCGAGGAGCTGGGGCTGGTCGGATCGCGGGTGTTCGTGGACAATGCGCCGGTCGCGCGGGAGCGCATGGTCCTGATGGTCAACCTCGACATGGTCGGGCGGCTGCGCGACGCGCGGCTCACGGTGCAGGCACCCGTCGCGCCCGCGCACGTGCGCGCCGCGATCGACCAGGCGGCGGCCGGGGCGGGCCTGCGCGTGGAGTACTCGACGACGCTCGACGGACGCTCGGACCACGCGAGCTTCGTGCACGCGCACGTGCCGAGCGTCGCGCTCTTCACCGGCTTCCACGGCGACTACCACCGGGCGACCGACATCGCGGCGCGGCTCGACCTGCGCGGGCTGGCGCGCGTCGTCGACGTCGCGGAGGCGATCGTGCGGACCGCGGGCGACCGCGCGGCGGACCGCTGACCCGCACCGACCGGCGGCGATTCCCGCGCGCGCGGGCATGGCGCTATGGTACGGCCTGAAGGAAGTCCGACCCTCCGACCGATCGCACCTCGCGTGACCCCGACGCCTCCACCCCCGCCCGAGCGCCCGCCCGAATCCGGCGAGACGCGCGACGCGCTGCTGACGTTCGCGCCCGCCATCCTCGTCGCGTTCGTGCTCAACTGGACGCTCACCGCGCAGCGCGGCTGGCCGTCGCGGCGCGCGCTCGTCGTGAGCGTCGTCGTGGGCATCGTCGTCGCGCTCCTGCTGCAGCGCGCGGTCGCGCGCCGGCCGCGCGCGTGAACGCGCGCGTGAGCGCCTGACGTGTCCGGCCCCGCCGCGCCGATGCTCGTCTTCCTCGTCGGGCCGCCCGCGGTCGGCAAGATGACCGTGGGCCACGCGCTCGCCGCGCGCACGGGGCTGCGCCTCTTCCACAACCACCACACGATCGACCTCGCGCTCCGCTTCTTCGCGTACGGCACGCCGCCGTTCCAGCGCCTGGTGAGCGAGTTCCGCCGCCGCGTGTTCGAGGAGGTGGCGGCGAGCGACCTGCCCGGGCTGATCTTCACGTACGTGTGGGCGTTCGACGATCCGCGCGACGCGGCCGCGGTGGCGGCGTGGGCGGCGATCTTCGAGGCGCGCGGCGGCCGCGTGGCGTACGTGGAGCTGCAGGCGACCCAGGCGGAGCGGCTGCGCCGCAACACGACCGAGCTCCGGCTGGCGGAGAAGCCGTTCAAGCGCGACCTCGACGCGTCGCGGCGCCGCCTGCTGGAGGACGACGCGCGCTTCCAGCTCGACTCGCGCGGCGCGTTCGACGGTCGGCCGGACTGGCTGCGCCTCGAGACCACGGCGCTCTCCGCCGACGAGGCAGCGGAGCGGATCGTCGCGCACTTCGGACTGACGCCGCTGGCGTGACGCGCGTGGCCCGCGCATCGTGCAGAGCCACGCACGAACCCACCGTCTTTCAGGAGCCCCGCATGGCCGGAGGAGGCGCCGTCGTCGCCATCATCGCTGCCGCGCACGCGCAGCGCGTCCAGGCCGTGACGGACGCGTTCCGGCTCGCCGGCGCGACCGCGCCCGAGCGCGCGCGCCCGCTCGCCGCGCTCGGCGTCGGCCACGAGTCGGTGGTCGACGAGCTGGCGCGCGCCGGCGTGCTGCTGCGCGGGCCGGGCGGTGACACGTGGTACCTGAGCGAGGCGGCCGTCGTCGCGCGGCGCGACGCGCGCCGCAACGTCCCGCGCGTGGTGCTCGCCATCATCGCGATCCTCGTCGGCGTGGCGGTGTTCCTGGTGGGGACGCTGATGCGGCGCGCGCAGTGAGGCCGTCGTGAGCGCGCCCTGCCCGGAGTACGGCT from Roseisolibacter agri includes:
- a CDS encoding AAA family ATPase codes for the protein MSGPAAPMLVFLVGPPAVGKMTVGHALAARTGLRLFHNHHTIDLALRFFAYGTPPFQRLVSEFRRRVFEEVAASDLPGLIFTYVWAFDDPRDAAAVAAWAAIFEARGGRVAYVELQATQAERLRRNTTELRLAEKPFKRDLDASRRRLLEDDARFQLDSRGAFDGRPDWLRLETTALSADEAAERIVAHFGLTPLA
- a CDS encoding M20/M25/M40 family metallo-hydrolase, coding for MQPRARARALGRAGAAVLLVSAALACRSTPAGPVAPLPEGIAADVAFLASPTLAGRATGTPGSERAAAYIARHHERLGLAGAFPSKCVAEASCAPSLYQRFHVQGKIGRNVGVVVPGADSALRGEYVVVGAHYDHIGRAEWASDDPELGSAVRPGADDNASGTAAVLELARRLAARPPRRSVLLLHFDAEELGLVGSRVFVDNAPVARERMVLMVNLDMVGRLRDARLTVQAPVAPAHVRAAIDQAAAGAGLRVEYSTTLDGRSDHASFVHAHVPSVALFTGFHGDYHRATDIAARLDLRGLARVVDVAEAIVRTAGDRAADR